TAATAAGTTGGTGTCCGTTGCACATtgatactctttttttttttcaatcgaCCAATAAAAAAGTGGTCTCCATAACTCTTATACTCTTTAAGATACCCGAAAATGTAATTAGAGCATTCCCATTGGAGAAAAACTTCACTAGAAAGAGCCTAGCCATGTAGCAGATTGACTGGCGGGTTATACCAAGTTAAATGAAATGTATATTTTATGGAGATCATGAATCTTGAGGTTACTCAACACTCCAAAATCAGTCCAGagccaataaaaaaatatatcatatCAGTTGCTTtcaaaaactttgaaatttgtttattCGTTAATGCTTTCTTTCAAGTTCTTAGAAAAATGAGGAGtaaaagttgagttgaaattaaaaataaggcGTAAAAGTTGGGATAATGTAATTTCAACGACTTGGAATTTCGGAGTTTTCCTTTATGTCTTAGTTGACAAGAATTGGGGACAAATGCATTGAAATTTTAacaattggaaagaaaaagaaaagaaaaaacgaaTCTCACCTCACACATGCTAAGACTTTCATTCGGAGAAAAACAAGGAGCTTACTTTTCAAGTCTTCAGTGGGAAAGTTCAAATGGACCATTGGTGTCAGAAGTCGGTCAACGGACTTGTAATGCTAATGCCACATGCAAAATGTAGAATTAGTGGCTTGAATTATTTAGATCTTAAATGGGGACTTTGTCGAAATTAAAACGTTTTGAAGTTAAGTGCTTCACTACTTTTTAAGTCAAAATGTGGAATTAGTGGCTTCAATTATAAGAAATCTTGAATGGGAACTTCGCCGTGATCAAAATGTTTTGACGTTAAGTGCTCCACTACTTTTCAAGTCAAAATGTGGAATTAGTGGCTTCAAGTGTTTGGATCTTAAATGGGTACGCTGCCGTGATCAACACATTTTGAAGTTAAGTGCTCTACTACTTTTCAAGTCAAAATGTGGAATTAGTGGCTTCAAGTGTTTGGATCTTAAATGGGGACGCTGCCGTGATCAACACATTTTGAAGTTAAGTGCTCCACTACTTTTCAGGTCAAAATGTGGAATTAGTGGCTTCCATTATTTGGATCTTAAATGGGGACTTTGCCGTGATCAAAATGTTCTGAAATTAAATGCTCCACTactttttgggtcaaaatgTGGAATTAGTGACTTCCATTATTTGGATCTTGAATGGGGACTTTCCCGTAATCAAAACGTTTTGAAGTTAAATGCTCCACTACTTTCAAGTCAAAATGTGGAATTAGTGGCTTCAATTATTTGGATCTTGAATGGGGACTTCGCCGTAATCAAAACGTTTTGAAGTTAACTGCATACGTGCTCGAACTTGTTCAACATGTAATAATTCTAGCCTAAATTGAGGGAGTTGGATATCAGATACTTTAGGGTTTACCAAGTTAAATGAAATGTATATGTTATAAAGTACATGTCACTAATCAGGCCATAAGGTAAGGAATTCCCTACCCAAGCTTTTGTCtccaattgattttgagatattgaaaattttcGATATCATATCAATTGCTTTCCAAAACTTTGGAATTTTGTTTACTTGTAATGCTCTTTCAAGTCTTCAGTGAGAAAGTTCAAATGGACCATTGATGCCAGAAAGTCAGTCATCGGACTTGTGATACTCATGCATTTGTCCACTTTCCATCTGCATCTAACAAGCTCATTTTCCACCATTGGTCCCATCTGTATCTTAAATTCAATCCAACAACAGTGCCCTTGGCTTGATGTTATGTGGTGTTGCTCAATTATATTGTAAATTGataatatattgtaaattGATGAACACAGTATGGGAATTGCTCAATTAGTTTTTATAACCCAAGACATGTGACCCTACacaattttacttaattaaaatagtaaaaaTTTAGGACTGTTTGAtaacaatttcaattttttttatttatttattatttattttttgtagaaAGAAGAACATCATTGATTGAAATCAAGGGGTACAATCAcaatatttttgtaaaaaaaaaaaaaaaaaaaaagaagggatgCACGAGACATTAGACCCCACAAAATTTTACTTAATAGGACTCCAAGCCAAGCAATTTCCTCTTTTGACTATGTCACGTTATCTACTATTAGAGTACGATTTCTTATGTATTAATTTCCAACTAGAATAGGAAGTCATGAAGCATATAAATAGTAGGTTTAAACGTGACTTTtgggggagaaaaaaaaggagttcAGACACAAATTTCTGAGGACTGGTATCACGACTTGGAGCTTGGGTTGCTGTGGAGTTCTTGAAGAATTCTAAGGTGCTGGCGTGGAGTGGAGTAGAGATCAAGTCTTCAATTGGGTTATTTTAATGACACTATTTATCAtggtttttattaaaatagtTGTGGGAACAAATATTTCGGCAATCAATTACGAGGCACCACGTGGATAATGGGAATATTCCTTAAGTCAACAATTGTACTCCACTTAATTAGTCAATTGTTTAGACCAAAGATAGAGATATTACTAGaaattaggaatttgattttcattaaATCTCCCTTATTGATCCAATCTCTTCGTTTAAAAgagagaataattcccttcAATTATAATCTGAGCGCACGTAGTGGAGATCTGTTTTTTACATTCATCCACTGTTTTCGATTTTGAAGCCTTTTAGTTTGGAATTGTGATAGAAGATGCGGGGGAGAGTGCAATTCCAACACATCAATTCCAAACTTGTGTACTCTTTTGCCTACAAACACAAGCTTATGGCAACAACCATCTGTTACAGTCCCACTTTCAAAAATACTTCAACTTCCCGAACGCAATTAATGGAGATATGTTTTTTACACTCATCCAAGATTTTCGAATTAGATGTCTTGAAAGTTGGAATTGCGGAAGTTGTGAAAATCATTCTTGATGGGAtcgccaaaagaaaaatgaccAACATTGGATACATGTTTACTGCAGCCATGGTGCTTTTTGGTACGacttagtttttatttttggggaacggcaaaaaattatttgatgtAGTTGAGTTTTaagagtttctttatttataagGGTTTGCAATGATCCGAGTTATTTGGAATATGAAAACGCTTAGTACctcataaataataaacaatttaattcctcttgatttttgttgaggcccaaaaatccaaggatgggcccaaatatattcATGATCCAGTGCGATACCTTACTAAGAAGAAATCCGATTTTGGCAGGCGAAAGTTTGTCATACACGCCCGCACAAGTCACAGTCCACgtgccacgccaagcaaatatATAATCCATCATGCTAAGAGTTGTAACAAGAATGTAAAATGTACCGGCTCTATGAACCTATGAGTATGAGCACACCAATCGACATGCAATGCCAAGCGAAAAACCCTTATTTTGCATCTAGCCaggctacaagcttaagtagGCACAATCCATGCAAATGCCCAAAGGTTGCTGAGTGAGTTGTGATATGGATGGTTATGAGCGTTCACGAGGCCCATTGGTGAGCCAAGCAgcggaagttttgggctgcttgggagccccAAAACTCGAGCCtatttcttgagcccaaatatgtggtaagcatgaaagagagaaaagataGCTCATCACCTTAAAAAATTGGCTCATCATCTTATTAAATTAGCCCATCACATTAAGAGTAGCCCAAACAACCTAGAAAATATCTTAGGAAAGTCTCCAGCACATGGCCAAAGACAAACCCAAGACGGACCATCTAAAAAACCAAAGAATACTTGTATATGCAGGCTGCTAGAAGTCTCTAGCACATGGGCAAACACAAACCACAATAAATCACTTGAAAAACCAAAGGATCATTGCGTGTGTAGGCTGTGGGAGCAAAACACCCTTCATACCAACACCGTTTCCCATTTTTGTTCTCCTATCATCTCTCGTTATGAAATAAGGGAGGAAATAAGGAGAGATGGTAGCCAAAGATAGGAGATTGCCACTGGAATAACTGCGGGAAGGCTCtagagctcccaaaaatcttgtCTCCGTGTGTTTGGGCTGAGGAAGATTTCACAAAATGGGAATGAatcaaaggaagagaagaggaatgGAAGGGAAACTTGGCAGATTTAGGAAGAActagctagggtttttttgGGAAGAATGAGCTTCCAGAACTTGGGCATCTCCTACCATCATCTCAACCACATCCAGAGAGAGCAGGCATCCTCTCTCACTACtggaacccttcaatttcGAGCCATGTGTCTTCCATCTGTtccccttttttcttctggcaAAACACTCAAGAGCTTGACGAAAGCCACCCATTCTTCTTCCTTCGTTTTTACCTCTTTTCTCTCAACAAATCTTCTCAAAATTCCCTCTCCCCCTTTATTCAACCctctgtttctcataggaTACCCAAGCTTTCTCTCTGTAATGCTAAATTCATGAATGCTCAACTCACGTACCACAAGCTTATCAAGCTAAGCCTAAATATTTATCTGTACGCAActgttggttttgttgatgaaggaaaccaaggtgtttcctaaagCTCCATAAATCTTTTGAAACACTCTTGGAGCTtgattcttgaactcagacaCAGGGAAAACCATTTGCTCTTTACTACAGTCCAGGCCTATCTGTAACTGCTGGAATAAAAAAACCCCCACAATTTTAAAGACGAGAGTTTCTTCAACTTATTTAAGTTACAATACATTTCCAACCAATAACCGCTTATAATTTAACTTTACTAATTAAAAACTTTGTTGTCCTAGAAAATGTATTTGTACAACAACAAGAAGCACTATTTAATTAAGTATTGGTTGTTTTATGATTTCAATAAAATAGTGAAGCGTATTAATCAGAATTACTTTGTGTGATGAAGTGGAATCCTTAATTATcctaattattctttttttaggACATTTTCTATTGAGATGAGCGATAATAtgctaaactcacacacagtACATAGATACTAGGACTCAAACCTAAGACTTTGCATGAAAGAGCAATTGCCACTACGCTAGTAGGTCCTTTGCACATTATTCGTTTTTATAAGGCAATGAACATGAcatcacaaattttttattttaattaaaaaacagTAGGCATTataaattgaataatattattgttCATTTCAAGAAAATTCATTTTAGTAAACCTATTCAATTATAACTGGCTACATTTGTCTCTGAACAATGGATTATAACGTATATGTGTAACAACTATGCAAACATACAACTAATTGAATCAATAAAGATCATGCTCATAAGTTTTCATATCCGAGTTTAGACAGTAAGGATGACGTGAATTtatttcagtttcttttcttgttgggTATAATGCGAGCTAAACTGACTGTTCGTAAGTTCAAATCCTACTTGGGGAGAATTTCTAGTTTTAGCTTTTATGACCCAACGACCCCTGTCCTTCTCCTTAGTTTCTAAACTAGCGGAATCATGGAAACTGCATTGTATCGTTTAGATCGCTTGCCAGCTTACTCAGGAAATCCACTCCCTTCCTCACTGGCCTAGCCTTTACATATTTCTGCATAGTGATGTTGTTTGTTTGGAAGAATGAGGAACTAAAGCTCAAACAATCAAGATGAAATTAAAACAAGTATAGGCTTAAGAACCAATCCCTGAAAAACCAAGAATTATTATAGGGAATAGTTAATCCCATGCCCATTCATTCTCTCCCCTATGCCAAACTTTCCCGATTCAGTCCACTAGGTAACTCAAAATAGTGCACACAAAGATGGAGAACCGATGGCAAAGTAAGAGAGTGACCGGTTTGTAATTAACCAAGGTATAGCATTGTAATAGAACAACTTCTACTAACTTTTGCAGTATCATCAGCCACCTGcaaacaaaagtttaaaaaaaaaaaaaatgaagaaagaaactaaGCTCGTTGAAAAAGCTATATGGCATTGGTAAGTAAAATCAACTACTCTTACGTGAGGCACCAACTAGCACTAACGAAAACACAAGGTATGGTTTTAATTCCAACAGTGAACTGtgaaaaacttatttatagcGAGATCCTTTTAGTCTAGATAactaataaattatttaacaAAAGAGCCAAGAGTAGATCAGATACATaaaccaaaatgcaaaatAATAGATCAAAATAGACCGACTGACTGAACTGTAATACAGATCAAACAGGACAAACAAAAACAGGAGAAAGACAGAAATAATACTCCATGGGCTTAGAAGCCCATTATAAGCTTGTAATTCTAACTTTATCAATATTGCTAATCTTATACTTGATAACTACCACTGTTTCTTGAACAACAGCGTGCCCATCTTAGTACATAGTCAGACTCAGATGTATCCATGCATGCCTCTCTTTCCACATGGTAAACATGGGCGACTGATGCAACCTTCACCGAGAAGGTGAAGTCACTACTTAGGACTCAATCTCTTTGCTGCCTGCCTAATTTGCAGAAATGAAATTTATCTAACTTAAACTTTACCTGCGGAAGAGCAACCAAAGAACAAGTTATTTCTACTCTGAAAAAAATCATCTACGATAGAAGTGAAGAGCATCCTACCCATCAGCCAATGAATATGCAAGACAGTCCCCACAAGTGACGGCAGTCTGTAGCCATTCAAGTGTGATTGCTTCATTATCTCAATCAATCCCTATAATCTTGGAACTGCCTATTTTATGTTTTACCATTTGTATAATTTACCCTGTTTATATTCATATACAAAGTCAGCATATAAAAGAAATCCAATACAACCAGAATACTCATCTACGATATTCTACAAGAAGTAAGTCTCAGGATCATCTACGATAGAAGTAAGTCTCAGGCACATCTAGCATTATAAGCCATTATATCTGATTCCAGAGACTTCTTTGTAAGCAATTGTTAGCGGCAgagtaaaaaagaaacaaaataagggGTGGGTACAAGAACTCCTTTAATGCCAAATGCACTCTTGAGTGGTCTCAAACCCTACAAGGATTCAAGAAAACTGATATCTTGCTAGTAAACCAGGACTTCATTTTGCAAATATCCACCCTCGTGCCATTGAATTGACAAACAAACTCGTCCAAACTTTGTTTCATCTGACTCTGAGCACAAGGCATATCTCTTGAATATAACACCAATTACCAACCTTAGTTTGTTATATGGGTCAGTGATGGGGATCGTGATCCGGACATAGGTCACCAATCACATACATGAGCACCGAAATCTAGGGCTAGTGCAAACTCACATATATCGTAGCAAATCCATGccacaaataaactattttattaATCATCAACATCTATCCTTACAACTATTACATTAGCCATATTTATAGGCTTACTTGGTCCAAaagtaaactaattaattatagaatcacacataaataataaaagatatcctaaaactacctaaataagaaaataacaatatatcatgaaataactaattaaatggTAAATATCTATCTTGATCCACCCCTATGCTCCTGCATCAGTCAGTCAGACCCCTAATAATCCAAACAAATTTATCTAGAAAAGACTGGGTTACCGTCCCTGCTGTCGTCAAGGCCTACAACCTTGTATTTCTTTATGCAACCAGTTTTCTATTCTTCCCTGTCAACACTGAACCTTGCACTGAAACTATGAGTCAGTGACCTTGTACTAAAAACCCTGCTCTTCCTTACCATTCTACTCTTGGAGAATGTCATAAGAACTGCCAATTAGAGTGCCCTTGGAACTAGAAGGGCCTTTCATTGTTTCAAAAGTTCCATCTGCAAAATTGTATCTATCACATCCAATTTCTTCCTTAGTTGTTGAAAAGTTAATTGACCATCAGTTCATTCTCCGTTCCGATTCATTCCTTCTCAGATACTACAAAATGTTTCTACAAATGGTGATTATTGCAATCCAAGATGACCAATTTCTGAGCCTGGGTCAACAACCTTCAGACGTTTTTCAAACAGGGTAAGTGTCCAAATCCTTAGAATCCAGGATAATTGACACCGTAATTAGCAATTTCCTCTTACAAGAATTAGACTTCACAGGCAAAGGCATTTAACCTTTATTTAAGCAAAACCATATAAAATTGGCCAGCCAATTCATCGaaaaaaatcaacttaaaGACACATTTTCGCAAAGATAACTAAATTTCAAGATAGATGCATCACTGTCATACTAGCCAAGAAACCCAAGCTCCTGTTCCACATTGAAATTCTCTAGCTCTAACAACACAGCTTCATCTACTCTAAAAATTAGCATTTTAGTAGCTACGAAGATTTTCATTTCCCAATTAAACACTTTCGTTATGTCCTCAGCATCGAATTCTCTTCCATAGCACTTGCGTCTCGATTTCATATGAAAGGCATTTCAGGAAACCAAAAAATGGCAGATAAATAAATCGAAAAaatagcaacaacaaaaacatgaaattCAAAGGATATGAAGCTCCGGATCAAtaccatttcaatttcttaaaaaaccCATTTCCGGAAACAGAAaaattgcaaacaaaaaaagataaaagcaaTGGAGACGAAGAACTTAGAAACGCACCAGTTCGATGGCTACCAAGACGCTTTCTTAATGCCATTGAGCATGCCTTTAGAGGCCAGAGTACGAAAGACGATACGGGACATACGGAAGGTCTCGTAAACGGCGCGTGCGCGGCCGGAGAAGATGCAGCGGTTCCTGACGCGCGTGAAGGAGCTGTTTCTGGGCAGCTTGGAGAGCTTGAACCGGTTCTCCTCGCGCAGGTCGCTGGGAAGGCTTGGGTCCTTGCAGAGGGCCTTGTACAGATTTCGTCTCAGCTCGTATTTCGCCGCCAGCAACCGGCGATGGTGGTCTCGGATATTGGCATTTTCCTCAGAAACTGACATTTCCTCCTTTTGGGTCGAATGCTAACAAACTCGGATTTTGGTAGGGTTTTAAGCTTGGTCACGGCTTATTGTGAACTGTTTTTTgccaaaaattaattttgggaCAACCTACCCTAAACCCCCAACTTACTGGGTCATTTATGAGTTCATACTCAATTTTAGGGACATTTATCAGTACATACTCAACGTTACGGAAAACTTACAAATTATCTCCTTCGTTAGCCAAACTGTTATGGTGCGTTTGGACGAGGGAAATAAACTTGGAATTTTGACAAAACtcagaatttctaaattgacaTGAACCAATTCCGATGTTtggacaaaaaaaacatagaaatttaaaattttcgtGTGGAAAAAACATGGAATTTGGAGATCATAAATCCCAAGTTTAAATTCTATCTAAAAGTCGTCATTTCTAAAATCCTAAGAGAGAttgagtttgaaaaaaaagataactttACAAATAAAGGTTAAATTCCATGTTTTAAATTAATCACCCAAAgaagaaactttacaaattctagaacattaatttccgtcattttaaattctgtcatttatgaaatcctttgtacttttaaatttcctcatcTAAACGCACTGTTAGTGAATTTGTTAAATGCTGACGTGGCGAATGTGAATTCCATTTTTTAATGATGTGGACTTACAGGtggacaaaaaaattaataaaaaaattatatacttttcaaaaataattttaaatcgttaaaattatttaaaaattgaataatttaaaaacaaaacaaacaaacaaacccagaAGAACCCACCACCCTCCCCCTTCGCAATCTCCCTCAAGACCCCCATGGCAGcccaaaacaaatagaaaaaaccCATCTTCTCTAATATCCCCTTCCCTTCTCAACTGtcatcctctctcttctcctgcCACCTTTTCcgacccaacccaacccacaACATGAATCCTGACTAAACCCTTCAGCCATCACCAACTACACCCACAGACCCAGCACCTGCGCCCTCATGCCAACCTGATAAATTGCTATAGGGTGTGCTGATTCATTATCATGGAATTCTAATGGGCTGTGATTCTTGTCAAACAAAGTATGGCAAATATTCAGTTATGcttatatttttattcttctccaatatggaggtatttatacaagtacaaatatgtgttaaccctaaataaaataggaaatatatctaaattacaataggaaataaatctcaattATAATATGACTAGATAAATGGTAAGTAACTAAAATCCTAACATAGtaaggaaccaaaatcctaactaagtaaGGACTTGCCAatactccccctcaagttgagCAAGGATATTTGACAGGCCCAACTTGACAAGCGAGTCACAGAACACCATACTTGAGAAGCACCAATTGTAGAGAAGATCTTTTAGTCAACCACAAGTGAAACAAGTGACAAACTAAAGCAACGTTCGCAACGGAAACACAAGAGCAAATCCTAAAAAATAGGGCAGATAGCAGAACAAAGAAACCCCGTGAGCACGGCtgtagataaggcagaacatagaaaccctgtgagcacgatagtagataaggcagaacacaaaaaccctgtgagcacagcaataggtaaggcagaacacataAATCCTGTGAGCACATCAGCAtataaggcagaacacagaaactcAATGAGCACGGCACTGGGTAATGTAGAACACataaaccctgtgagcacggcagtgggtaaggcagaacacagaaaccctgtgagcacggcagtaggtaaggcagaacatagaaaccctgtgagcacgacattaggtaaggcagaacacagaaactcTATGAGCGCGGCAGTAGAttaggcagaacacagaaaccgaAATCCTGTGAGCACGAcagtagataaggcagaagCAAGGTAGGCGGTGGTGACAGCAGCAAGGTAGACGGTGGCGGCGGAATAGGAATATAGGTTAGGTGTATAATGTAGGGGAAATAGGTAGTGTTTAGgtttagggttagggtagAGACGGATCAAAAATACAGCAACATCATTAGCAATGACCATAACAACGAAAAGTGAAGCCAACAAAGTCAACATCAATGGTAACATCAACGATGGTAACAACGGCAATATCAACGGTGGCAGTAGCGGCAATGGCAACAATAAATTCTCCCATATAAACTTTAGCTAATTCACGCAGACACAACTTCTCTTCAATCCTCCTCTCCCCCTGAAGAGAAGGGGTCGTTGGAGTCAAGAAATAAGCAACATCTTCATGGAAATATGTCAAGGTAATTGGGATAGGTCAATAAAGATATCCCTTTCACTccctctccccctcccccccgCCCTCCTTCTTTCAAGGGGGGAGGAGAGCACTTAAATTTCGAGAAGAACGCAAGCACAGGTCACAAGAGAActaggctctgataccatgtcaaacaaagtaaGGCAAATATTCAGTTATGctcatatttttattcttctccaatatggaggtatttatacaagtacaaaTATGCgttaaccctaaataaaataggaaatatatctaaattacaataggaaataaatataaattacaataggaaataaatctcaattATAATATGACTAGATAAATGGTAAGTAACTAAAATCCTAACATaataaggaaccaaaatcctaactaagtaaggactcgccaacaaTTCTGACatacactactacattttagtctttgcgcgacgcataacaaaacgtcgcgcaaagtcgaATGTTGTCGCACTAACATCAGCGCGACAACAAAATTCGTCGCGCGTATTCCGTCGCgcgaagatcgtgaagaaagcctttgcgcgATGAGGTACAtccattcgtcgcgcaagactgtGCGACGGGTAAACCAGCGTTGCACCAACGGTATGGAGACGGAACAACAGTTCGTCGCataaactttgcgcgacgatccAGTATTCGACGCACatatctttgcgcgacgaaaatatatcgtcgcgcaaaacgtgtTCGGAGACGCATAAGTTTGCCGCAGAACCATTCGCGCGATGAGAAAGATTTCGTCGCTcttatatttgcgcgacgaaagtatATTTCGTCGCCCCAGGTAAcatgcgcgacgaaacttttcgtcgcgcacaAAGTGTTTGCGAGATgtatgtattcgtcgcgcaagaattaaaagaaataaaaaagatgatgtttttattttttttgttccatGCGGGTTTGAGCGACGAAATATTTGCCGTCGCGCAAACGTTATAttacaaattattttatttttttatttttttatttttttatttttttattttttattttaaataaaattggtttttttttattgattaaacaatgaaattgcaataaaaataaattagaataaaatgttgttataaaataaaataaatgtattacaaataaaataaatacactaatgAAATAATGCATCAAAATCAACCGAGTCGTCGCAAATATGCGGGTCGGAGGTCTGGGCGTTCACTGGGTCGGAGGTCTGGGCGTTCACCGGGTCGGAggtctggtggggatgctcgggatgcACGGGCTCGGAGGGACACATCAAAATttgggactggaatgccggactgtgcgagggactgcatAAGGACCGACAGATGGGTccgaagagtggccacctctgctgtcaaagcagtgacctgactgtttgactgcgctgatgaacggggtctgggttccctccgcttggcattccccatccctcgacaatatgtccccggtctcctccctagagtctgatccaatgtctccgtcaagatctgaaacccagcatcctgtggaggatccacagacttgatcggagtatcgggaggaagttgggaggcggactcctgaagaaccaactggctcctctccaccatcgtcatctgtttagcataacataaaatataaattcaaacattcatataataacctttaaagttgaatgcgtaacataagaattaaaaataaataacacttacatgaagggactcggccaattcattcccaggtcgaacataaacgtcgccaaatccgtcgatctctgggaatttggaccctccctaaattgaacaaaagaagaaaaatattagaacgaaaaaataaattaagaataattaaaaattaaaaaataaaaacaattattttattattacctgacgccgggcatccatcctataggagaagggcctggaacccgaatgatggagaagagtcttcttcttcctattgcccttattgactttggctttattctgttatacaaaaaataaaatgtattagttgaaatttaaattaaatataaaaaagtaaataaacattagtaagaaaataaaaataaatataaaaaattaccacaaaagcgggcgcctgaaaatgagcgcagagccacgcccaactatcctcccgcccctcaagctctttCGGGCCCCCCTCTTGAAgggcgacttgcggatcatcgaacgcctcaaaatggtggtgcaagtcgctcttccattgcttgtacctctcagagaagagtctgttgacgtacgccaaCGACTCTTCATCAaggtcctccaagttgtagttcgtctgcaataaattaattacatacatttaaataatataaatttaacgtttgaaagaaaaagaatgaaaaggcctacataccgacaactggccgcgaacctcagGCTTGGTCTCGTCAGGcatcaccttccaagacttccattgcatcgggcaatagctccgaatgacatgaccaatgtcgggggccaaggagctatgcaactccgccgtcggtgcagcc
The Prunus dulcis chromosome 2, ALMONDv2, whole genome shotgun sequence DNA segment above includes these coding regions:
- the LOC117617554 gene encoding ribosomal protein S14, mitochondrial-like, producing the protein MSVSEENANIRDHHRRLLAAKYELRRNLYKALCKDPSLPSDLREENRFKLSKLPRNSSFTRVRNRCIFSGRARAVYETFRMSRIVFRTLASKGMLNGIKKASW